From Pseudomonas fluorescens, one genomic window encodes:
- a CDS encoding OmpA family protein: protein MFSLFMAMLALSGCQTAPQKGLSPAQIAVLKQQGFELTDEGWEFGLSGKVLFGSDVDSLNAQSSAIVQRIGKALLDVGIDRVRVDGHTDASGKEAYNQQLSVRRAKSVSTVLQQVGMREENIQLRGFGSSVPVATNKTATGRYENRRVAIVVSND from the coding sequence ATGTTCTCGCTGTTCATGGCGATGCTCGCCCTGAGCGGCTGCCAGACCGCCCCGCAAAAAGGCCTCAGCCCCGCACAGATCGCGGTGCTCAAGCAGCAGGGGTTCGAATTGACCGATGAAGGCTGGGAGTTTGGCTTGTCCGGCAAGGTGCTATTTGGCAGCGACGTCGACAGCCTGAATGCGCAGAGCAGCGCCATCGTCCAGCGCATCGGCAAAGCCCTGCTGGACGTCGGCATCGACCGAGTGCGGGTCGACGGCCACACCGACGCTTCGGGTAAGGAAGCCTACAACCAGCAACTCTCGGTGCGCCGCGCCAAGAGCGTGAGCACCGTCCTGCAGCAGGTCGGCATGCGTGAAGAAAACATCCAGCTGCGCGGATTCGGCAGCAGCGTCCCGGTCGCCACCAACAAAACCGCCACCGGCCGCTATGAAAACCGTCGAGTGGCGATCGTCGTCAGCAACGACTAA
- a CDS encoding LysR family transcriptional regulator: protein MQKNITSLGSLNWDDLKFFLEVARTRKASTAAKRLAVDYTTVSRRISSLEGALGTLLFEKSRTNGFVLTAEGQRLLGYAESIESTLHMACEQVSGSGVALSGHVRMGCTEGFGSFFITPQLSHFVDAYPAISVDILPLPHFISLSKREADIVIALERPEHGPYVCCKLCDYRLQLYATQDYLDQHPPIRRPADLARHQFISYVDDLAFSSELLYLANVLPGASANLRSTSVIAQFVAAQQGRSLAILPCFLAAQDPRLLPVLPEEINITRQFWMYCREDLRKLKRITLLWDYIRSVTEQNQALLMGQTREMHFAD, encoded by the coding sequence ATGCAAAAAAACATCACATCCCTGGGCTCCCTGAACTGGGACGACCTGAAGTTTTTCCTCGAAGTGGCCCGCACCCGCAAGGCCAGCACCGCGGCCAAGCGCCTTGCGGTGGACTACACCACGGTGTCGCGACGCATCAGTTCGCTGGAAGGCGCTTTGGGCACCTTGTTGTTCGAGAAATCGCGGACCAACGGCTTCGTGCTGACCGCCGAGGGCCAGCGCCTGCTGGGTTATGCCGAGTCAATAGAAAGTACCCTGCACATGGCCTGCGAGCAGGTTTCGGGGTCCGGCGTGGCGTTGTCCGGGCACGTGCGCATGGGCTGCACCGAAGGCTTCGGCAGCTTCTTTATCACTCCGCAGTTGAGTCACTTCGTCGACGCCTACCCGGCGATCTCGGTGGACATCCTGCCGCTGCCGCACTTCATCAGCCTGTCCAAGCGCGAAGCCGACATCGTCATCGCCCTCGAACGCCCGGAACACGGCCCGTACGTGTGCTGCAAACTCTGCGACTATCGCCTGCAGCTGTACGCGACCCAGGACTACCTCGACCAACACCCGCCGATCCGCCGCCCGGCCGACCTGGCCCGGCATCAATTCATCAGCTACGTCGACGACCTGGCCTTCAGCTCTGAGCTGCTTTATCTGGCCAACGTCCTGCCCGGCGCCAGCGCCAACCTGCGCAGCACCAGCGTCATCGCCCAGTTCGTCGCCGCCCAGCAAGGCCGCTCGCTGGCGATCCTGCCCTGCTTCCTCGCGGCTCAGGACCCACGCCTGCTACCGGTGCTGCCGGAGGAGATCAACATCACACGGCAGTTCTGGATGTACTGCCGGGAAGACTTGAGGAAGCTCAAGCGGATCACCCTGCTCTGGGATTACATCCGCAGCGTCACCGAGCAGAACCAGGCGCTGTTGATGGGGCAGACGCGGGAAATGCACTTCGCCGATTAG
- a CDS encoding CoA-acylating methylmalonate-semialdehyde dehydrogenase, whose protein sequence is MNASLTPNETTVQTAKLLIDGQWVESQTSEWHDIVNPATQEVLAKVPFATADEVDAAINAAQRAFQTWKLTPIGARMRIMLKLQALIREHSKRIAVVLSAEQGKTIADAEGDIFRGLEVVEHACSIGTLQMGEFAENVAGGVDTYTLRQPIGVCAGITPFNFPAMIPLWMFPMAIACGNTFVLKPSEQDPLSTLLLVELAIEAGVPAGVLNVVHGGKDVVDALCTHKDIKAVSFVGSTAVGTHVYDLAGKHGKRVQSMMGAKNHAVVLPDANREQALNALVGAGFGAAGQRCMATSVVVLVGAAKQWLPDLKALAQKLTVNAGSEPGTDVGPVISKRAKARILELIESGIKEGAKLELDGRDISVPGYEQGNFVGPTLFSGVTTDMQIYTQEIFGPVLVVLEVDTLDQAIALVNANPFGNGTGLFTQSGAAARKFQSEIDVGQVGINIPIPVPVPFFSFTGSRGSKLGDLGPYGKQVVQFYTQTKTVTARWFDDNSVNDGVNTTINLR, encoded by the coding sequence ATGAACGCATCGCTCACGCCCAACGAAACCACCGTGCAAACGGCCAAATTGCTGATCGACGGTCAGTGGGTCGAGTCTCAAACCAGCGAATGGCACGACATCGTCAACCCGGCCACGCAGGAAGTGCTGGCCAAGGTTCCGTTCGCTACCGCCGATGAAGTCGACGCTGCAATCAACGCTGCCCAGCGCGCCTTCCAGACCTGGAAACTGACTCCGATTGGCGCACGGATGCGCATCATGCTCAAACTTCAGGCGCTGATTCGCGAGCACTCCAAGCGCATCGCCGTGGTCCTCAGTGCCGAGCAGGGCAAGACTATTGCCGACGCTGAAGGCGACATTTTCCGTGGCCTGGAAGTGGTTGAACACGCCTGCTCTATCGGCACCCTGCAAATGGGCGAATTCGCCGAAAACGTCGCCGGCGGCGTCGATACCTACACCCTGCGCCAGCCGATCGGCGTCTGCGCCGGCATCACCCCTTTCAACTTCCCGGCGATGATTCCGCTGTGGATGTTCCCGATGGCCATCGCTTGCGGCAACACCTTCGTGCTCAAACCGTCCGAGCAGGATCCGCTGTCGACCTTGCTGCTGGTGGAACTGGCGATTGAAGCCGGGGTTCCGGCCGGTGTGCTCAACGTGGTCCACGGCGGCAAGGACGTGGTGGATGCGCTGTGCACCCACAAGGACATCAAGGCGGTGTCGTTCGTTGGTTCGACCGCAGTCGGCACCCACGTCTACGATCTCGCCGGCAAACATGGCAAGCGCGTGCAGTCGATGATGGGCGCGAAGAACCACGCCGTGGTGCTGCCCGACGCCAACCGCGAGCAGGCGCTGAATGCCCTGGTCGGTGCCGGTTTTGGTGCGGCCGGCCAGCGTTGCATGGCGACCTCGGTGGTGGTGCTGGTGGGCGCGGCCAAGCAGTGGCTGCCCGACCTCAAGGCGCTGGCGCAGAAACTCACGGTCAATGCCGGCAGCGAGCCGGGGACCGATGTCGGCCCGGTGATTTCCAAGCGCGCCAAGGCGCGGATTCTCGAGCTGATCGAAAGCGGCATCAAGGAAGGCGCCAAGCTCGAACTCGACGGTCGCGACATCAGCGTGCCGGGCTACGAGCAAGGCAACTTTGTCGGCCCGACCCTGTTCTCCGGGGTGACCACCGACATGCAGATCTACACCCAGGAAATCTTCGGCCCGGTGCTGGTGGTGCTGGAAGTCGACACCCTCGATCAGGCGATTGCCCTGGTCAACGCCAACCCGTTTGGCAACGGCACCGGCCTGTTCACCCAGAGTGGTGCGGCGGCGCGTAAATTCCAGAGTGAAATCGACGTCGGCCAGGTGGGTATCAACATCCCGATTCCGGTGCCGGTCCCGTTCTTCAGCTTCACCGGTTCCCGGGGTTCCAAACTCGGCGACCTCGGCCCGTATGGCAAGCAAGTGGTGCAGTTCTACACTCAGACCAAGACCGTCACCGCCCGCTGGTTTGACGACAACAGCGTCAACGACGGTGTGAACACCACCATTAACCTGCGTTAA
- the mmsB gene encoding 3-hydroxyisobutyrate dehydrogenase, translated as MKIAFIGLGNMGAPMARNLIKAGHALNLVDLNKAVLAELEQLGGHISGSAKEAAQGAELVITMLPAAAHVRSVWLGENGVLAGIGEGVPAVDCSTIDPQTARDVAAAAAAQGVSLADAPVSGGTGGAAAGTLTFMVGATPELFATLQPVLAQMGRNIVHCGAVGTGQIAKICNNLLLGISMVGVSEAMALGDALGIDTGVLAGIINSSTGRCWSSDTYNPWPGVIETAPASRGYTGGFGAELMLKDLGLATEAARQAHQPVVLGAVAQQLYQAMSLRGEGGQDFSAIVNSYRKPK; from the coding sequence ATGAAGATCGCGTTTATTGGTCTGGGCAACATGGGCGCGCCGATGGCGCGCAACCTGATCAAGGCCGGCCACGCGCTGAACCTGGTCGACCTGAACAAGGCGGTGCTGGCGGAACTGGAGCAATTGGGCGGGCACATCAGCGGCTCGGCCAAGGAAGCCGCGCAGGGCGCCGAATTGGTGATCACCATGCTGCCGGCTGCGGCGCATGTGCGCAGCGTCTGGCTGGGTGAGAACGGTGTGCTGGCGGGAATCGGCGAGGGTGTGCCGGCAGTGGATTGCAGCACCATCGATCCGCAGACCGCGCGGGATGTCGCTGCGGCGGCGGCCGCGCAGGGTGTGAGCCTGGCGGATGCGCCAGTGTCCGGTGGCACCGGTGGCGCCGCTGCGGGCACCCTGACCTTCATGGTCGGGGCCACCCCGGAGTTGTTTGCCACCCTGCAGCCCGTGCTGGCGCAGATGGGCCGCAACATTGTGCATTGCGGTGCCGTCGGCACTGGGCAGATCGCCAAGATCTGCAACAACCTGCTGCTGGGAATCTCCATGGTCGGCGTCAGCGAAGCCATGGCCCTGGGCGATGCGCTGGGGATCGACACCGGTGTTTTGGCCGGGATCATCAACAGCTCCACCGGGCGTTGCTGGAGTTCGGACACCTACAACCCGTGGCCTGGCGTGATCGAAACCGCACCGGCCTCACGTGGTTACACCGGCGGTTTTGGTGCCGAGCTGATGCTCAAGGATCTTGGGCTGGCGACTGAAGCGGCGCGTCAGGCGCATCAACCGGTGGTGCTCGGCGCGGTGGCCCAGCAGTTGTACCAGGCGATGAGCTTGCGCGGTGAGGGTGGGCAGGATTTCTCGGCGATCGTTAACAGCTATCGCAAGCCGAAGTAA
- a CDS encoding cupin domain-containing protein, whose amino-acid sequence MTAPITVLRDTHPLPVLDACKWEKLEGDPHTVNLNAYTSEDGSKIMGTWICTPGKWRVDYVKWEYCHFQEGYCVITPDGMAPIHLRAGDIFVVEPGMKGTWEVVETVRKYFVFA is encoded by the coding sequence ATGACCGCCCCGATTACCGTCCTTCGCGATACCCATCCCCTGCCCGTGCTCGATGCCTGCAAATGGGAAAAGCTCGAAGGCGACCCGCACACCGTCAACCTCAACGCCTACACCAGCGAAGATGGCAGCAAGATCATGGGCACCTGGATCTGCACGCCGGGTAAGTGGCGCGTCGATTATGTGAAGTGGGAGTACTGCCATTTCCAGGAAGGCTACTGCGTGATCACCCCGGACGGCATGGCGCCGATCCACCTGCGCGCGGGCGACATCTTCGTCGTCGAGCCAGGCATGAAGGGGACTTGGGAAGTGGTGGAGACGGTGCGCAAGTATTTCGTGTTTGCTTGA
- a CDS encoding MerR family transcriptional regulator, translated as MYIGKAAKLSGTTIKSIRHYEDIGLLPPAQRQGKYRIYDQQSVELLSFIKCAQQLGFKLKEMQAMFQDYHGQAMPWNLAQQAISEKKKQLSASIAQMTRQVRQLSELQASLAQVQSDCPLERI; from the coding sequence ATGTACATCGGTAAAGCGGCGAAGCTTTCGGGCACCACCATCAAGAGCATTCGTCACTACGAAGACATCGGCCTGCTGCCGCCCGCCCAGCGCCAAGGCAAATACCGCATCTACGACCAACAGAGCGTCGAGCTGCTGAGCTTCATCAAGTGCGCCCAGCAACTGGGCTTCAAGCTCAAGGAAATGCAGGCAATGTTCCAGGACTACCACGGCCAGGCCATGCCGTGGAATCTGGCCCAGCAGGCGATCAGCGAGAAGAAGAAGCAGCTGAGTGCGAGCATCGCGCAGATGACCCGTCAGGTCCGCCAACTGAGCGAACTGCAGGCCAGCCTGGCACAGGTGCAGAGCGATTGCCCACTGGAGCGGATCTGA
- a CDS encoding NAD(P)H-dependent oxidoreductase, translating to MSKRILVILGHPSHDSFCGALTERYVQAAKDAGHQVRELRLGSLDFDPILREGYRQVQPLEADLLQAQADITWAEHLTFVYPIWWGAIPALLKGFFDRVFLPGFAFKYRPGKAFPEQLLRGRSADLLVTMDTPPWYYRWVYRMPGLHQMRKTTLAFCGIRPRKTLTFGPILGSTERQRETWLKQAQAIAAG from the coding sequence ATGAGCAAACGCATCCTGGTGATTCTCGGTCACCCCTCCCACGACAGTTTTTGCGGCGCGCTCACCGAGCGTTACGTGCAGGCCGCGAAAGATGCCGGGCACCAGGTGCGCGAACTGCGCCTGGGCTCACTGGATTTCGACCCGATCCTGCGCGAAGGCTACCGCCAGGTGCAGCCGCTGGAAGCCGATCTGCTGCAGGCCCAGGCGGACATCACCTGGGCCGAACACCTGACGTTCGTCTACCCGATCTGGTGGGGCGCGATCCCGGCGCTGCTCAAGGGCTTTTTCGATCGGGTGTTCCTGCCCGGGTTTGCCTTCAAGTATCGCCCCGGCAAGGCCTTCCCGGAACAGCTACTGCGAGGGCGCAGCGCTGACCTGCTGGTGACCATGGACACACCGCCCTGGTACTACCGCTGGGTGTACCGCATGCCCGGCCTGCATCAGATGCGCAAGACCACCCTGGCCTTCTGCGGCATCCGGCCACGCAAGACCCTGACTTTCGGCCCCATACTCGGCTCCACCGAACGGCAACGGGAAACCTGGCTCAAGCAAGCCCAGGCTATCGCTGCGGGGTAA
- the kynB gene encoding arylformamidase produces the protein MKTTPSWWDISPPLSTATPTWPGDTPFQEERVWTYGPECPVNVGRITLSPHTGAHVDAPLHYSPDGAPIGEVSLDTYMGPCRVLHCLDSGALVEPEQLAGRLGQVPERVLLRTYRRAPLATWDSDFTAVAKTTVDLLAGLGVRLIGIDTPSLDPQTSKTMDAHNAIARHGMAILEGIVLDDVPEGDYELIALPLRFANLDASPVRAILRPLNKLTPEEAAQ, from the coding sequence ATGAAAACAACACCCTCCTGGTGGGACATCAGCCCACCCTTGAGTACCGCCACCCCCACGTGGCCGGGCGATACACCGTTTCAGGAAGAGCGCGTCTGGACCTATGGGCCGGAGTGTCCGGTCAACGTCGGGCGCATCACCCTGTCGCCGCACACCGGCGCCCATGTCGACGCGCCGTTGCACTACAGCCCGGATGGCGCGCCCATCGGCGAAGTGTCGCTGGACACCTACATGGGCCCGTGCCGGGTCCTGCATTGCCTGGACAGCGGTGCGCTGGTCGAGCCCGAGCAGCTCGCCGGACGTCTCGGGCAGGTGCCCGAACGGGTGCTGTTGCGCACCTATCGCCGGGCCCCGCTGGCGACCTGGGACAGCGACTTCACCGCCGTGGCCAAGACCACTGTCGATTTGCTGGCGGGCCTCGGCGTGCGGCTGATCGGCATCGACACGCCGTCCCTCGACCCCCAGACCTCGAAAACCATGGATGCCCATAACGCGATCGCCCGGCACGGCATGGCTATCCTCGAAGGCATCGTCCTCGATGACGTGCCTGAAGGTGACTACGAGCTGATCGCCTTGCCGCTGCGCTTTGCCAACCTTGACGCCAGCCCGGTCCGGGCCATTTTGCGTCCCCTGAATAAATTGACACCTGAGGAGGCCGCCCAATGA
- the kynA gene encoding tryptophan 2,3-dioxygenase, producing the protein MSQCPYSAGNQNDEWHNAELNFSDSMSYGDYLDLGRILSAQHPLSPDHNEMLFIIQHQTSELWMKLMLHELKAAREHVRLGELPPAFKMLARVSRIFDQLVHAWTVLATMTPTEYHAIRPFLGQSSGFQSFQYREIEFILGNKSATLLRPHAHRPELLAELQKSIATPSLYDEAIRLMISAGLDIDPQRLSVDPTLPTAHDASVEAAWRVVYKNPTQYWDLYQLAEKFIDLEDSFRQWRFRHVTTVERIIGFQPGTGGTEGVGYLRKMLDTVLFPELWRVRSTL; encoded by the coding sequence ATGAGCCAATGTCCGTATTCCGCCGGTAACCAGAACGACGAATGGCATAACGCCGAGCTGAATTTTTCCGACTCCATGAGCTATGGCGATTACCTGGACCTGGGGCGCATCCTCAGCGCCCAGCACCCGCTGTCGCCCGACCATAACGAAATGCTGTTCATCATCCAGCACCAGACGTCCGAGCTGTGGATGAAACTGATGCTGCACGAACTCAAGGCTGCCCGCGAACACGTGCGCCTCGGCGAGCTGCCGCCCGCGTTCAAGATGCTGGCGCGGGTGTCGCGGATTTTCGACCAGTTGGTGCATGCCTGGACCGTGCTGGCGACCATGACCCCGACCGAATACCACGCGATCCGCCCGTTCCTCGGCCAATCGTCGGGCTTCCAGTCGTTCCAGTACCGCGAGATTGAATTCATCCTCGGCAACAAGAGCGCGACCCTGCTGCGTCCCCACGCCCATCGTCCGGAACTGCTGGCAGAACTGCAGAAGTCGATCGCCACGCCATCGCTGTACGACGAGGCAATCCGCCTGATGATCAGCGCCGGCCTGGATATCGATCCACAGCGCCTGAGCGTCGATCCAACCCTGCCGACTGCTCACGATGCCTCGGTCGAAGCGGCCTGGCGCGTGGTCTACAAGAATCCGACGCAGTACTGGGACCTGTACCAGTTGGCCGAGAAGTTCATCGACCTCGAAGACTCGTTTCGCCAGTGGCGTTTCCGCCATGTGACCACGGTCGAGCGGATCATCGGCTTCCAGCCTGGCACCGGCGGTACCGAAGGCGTGGGCTACCTGCGCAAGATGCTCGACACCGTGCTGTTCCCGGAACTGTGGCGCGTACGCTCCACGCTCTGA
- a CDS encoding amino acid permease, which produces MAEQIQQQGELKRGLKNRHIQLIALGGAIGTGLFLGSAGVLKSAGPSMILGYAIAGFIAFLIMRQLGEMIVEEPVAGSFSHFAHNYWGGFAGFLSGWNYWVLYVLVGMAELTAVGKYIQFWWPEVPTWVSAAVFFVLVNLINTMNVKVFGEAEFWFAIIKVVAIIGMIVLGCYMLFSGTGGPQASVSNLWDHGGFFPNGTTGLLMAMAFIMFSFGGLELVGITAAEASEPRKVIPKAINQVVYRVLIFYVGALTVLLSLYPWDQLLQTLGASGDAYSSSPFVQIFALIGSDTAAQILNFVVLTAALSVYNSGVYCNSRMLYGLADQGDAPKSLMKLTKNGVPFRALCVSALVTLLCVVVNYVAPHSALELLMALVVASLMINWAMISLTHLKFRKAMQAKGVVPGFKAFWSPFTNYLCLAFMFMIICVMLMIPGISASVYAIPVWIAILYVAYRLRVARAGNVSVAQ; this is translated from the coding sequence ATGGCGGAACAAATACAGCAACAGGGCGAACTCAAGCGGGGGCTGAAAAATCGACACATTCAGCTGATCGCCTTGGGTGGTGCGATCGGGACAGGCTTGTTCCTGGGTTCCGCTGGCGTACTCAAGTCAGCAGGCCCCTCGATGATTCTCGGCTACGCGATTGCCGGGTTCATCGCCTTCCTGATCATGCGCCAGCTCGGCGAAATGATTGTCGAGGAGCCGGTCGCCGGGTCCTTCAGTCACTTTGCCCATAACTACTGGGGTGGTTTTGCCGGCTTCCTGTCCGGCTGGAACTACTGGGTGCTGTACGTGCTGGTGGGCATGGCGGAGCTGACGGCAGTCGGCAAGTACATCCAGTTCTGGTGGCCCGAGGTGCCGACCTGGGTCAGCGCGGCGGTGTTCTTCGTGCTGGTCAACCTGATCAACACCATGAACGTGAAGGTGTTCGGCGAAGCGGAGTTCTGGTTCGCGATCATCAAGGTCGTGGCCATCATCGGCATGATCGTCCTCGGCTGCTACATGCTGTTCAGCGGCACCGGCGGCCCGCAAGCCTCGGTGAGCAACCTGTGGGACCACGGCGGTTTCTTCCCCAATGGCACCACCGGCCTGCTGATGGCGATGGCCTTCATCATGTTCTCCTTCGGTGGCCTGGAGCTGGTGGGTATCACCGCGGCCGAAGCCAGCGAGCCACGCAAAGTGATTCCCAAGGCGATCAACCAGGTGGTCTACCGGGTGCTGATCTTTTACGTCGGCGCCCTGACCGTGCTGCTGTCGTTGTACCCATGGGACCAACTGCTGCAGACCCTCGGCGCCTCGGGCGATGCCTACAGCAGCAGCCCGTTCGTGCAGATCTTTGCCCTGATCGGCAGTGACACCGCAGCGCAGATCCTCAACTTCGTGGTGCTGACCGCTGCACTGTCGGTCTACAACAGCGGCGTCTACTGCAACAGCCGCATGCTGTACGGCCTGGCGGACCAGGGCGATGCGCCGAAGTCGTTGATGAAACTGACCAAAAACGGCGTGCCGTTCCGTGCCCTGTGCGTGTCGGCGCTGGTGACCCTGCTCTGCGTGGTGGTCAACTACGTGGCGCCGCATAGCGCACTGGAACTGTTGATGGCGCTGGTGGTTGCCTCGTTGATGATCAACTGGGCGATGATCAGCCTGACTCACCTGAAATTCCGCAAGGCCATGCAGGCCAAAGGCGTGGTGCCGGGCTTCAAGGCCTTCTGGTCGCCCTTCACCAACTACCTGTGCCTGGCGTTCATGTTCATGATCATCTGCGTGATGTTGATGATCCCGGGCATCAGCGCCTCGGTGTATGCGATCCCGGTGTGGATCGCGATCCTGTACGTTGCCTACCGCTTGCGGGTGGCGCGCGCCGGGAATGTATCGGTCGCGCAGTAA